One genomic segment of Arachis duranensis cultivar V14167 chromosome 4, aradu.V14167.gnm2.J7QH, whole genome shotgun sequence includes these proteins:
- the LOC107484530 gene encoding light-harvesting complex-like protein OHP1, chloroplastic: MVMATSSTILPSSLIAGTTLSVNSKKQLLFLPNGYNNRLQKRVSFTVTATKPPAGVEFPKVQPQFQAPFLGFTKTAEIWNSRACMIGIIGVFIVEFIINKGILQVIGVDVGKGLDLPL; encoded by the exons ATGGTCATGGCTACTTCATCAACCATATTGCCATCATCACTCATCGCGGGAACAACGCTTTCAGTTAACTCAAAAAAGCAACTGTTGTTCCTTCCAAATGGTTATAATAATAGGTTACAAAAGAGAGTTTCCTTCACTGTCACAGCAACCAAGCCCCCTGCTGGT GTGGAATTTCCAAAAGTACAGCCACAATTTCAGGCTCCGTTTCTTGGGTTCACAAAGACAGCAGAGATATGGAACTCTAGAGCTTGCATGATTGGAATCATTGGAGTTTTCATTGTAGAATTT ATAATAAACAAGGGAATACTTCAAGTCATTGGAGTTGATGTTGGCAAAGGCCTTGATCTTCCTCTCTGA